DNA sequence from the Larus michahellis chromosome Z, bLarMic1.1, whole genome shotgun sequence genome:
GAAGATGTCTAGTATCTCTCAACTGGATTAGATGACTTTGGTTTCCTTGCACAACACCTTCAAATTGTTTACAgttaatgaaaaattatgaaatacaTTTACAGGCTTCATGTTGTGAACATATACAATGCTTCAGAGATCACCAAAAAAATCTGCTTATTCATTTTGAACACCTGCTGTTACTACACTTCAAATACTTAAATGACATTTAAAGCAACTGCATATTTTTGAGCCATTTAAACAGACACATAAACACATACACCACAGAATTCACTGCTTTAACATAAATCAATTATCATTACATATTCGTTTTACACTTTGTTACATAAACACATATAACCAGTATTATATAAGCTCAgtttactgcatttttattaaataatcatCGTAGTTACACAGTATCATCAAGACCATTCTTCAAGCCTGCATTTTATGTGAGAGTGAGTTTTGTGAGCACATGTCCCACTTCAATAAATCgtatttctttaaaagtcagGAATATTACACTAAAATTGTTCATCAGATATGTCAttgctaaagaaaaaagtctaattAGAAAATATAAGATTATGAGTCATATTTGTCAATACTGAAGAAAAACCGATAATAAAATTAGTCCAAGTCCAAAGGAAaggtaattaattaaaaatatatatattcaatgttatgaattttacaaaattaattacttcTGAAGAGCCTTTATGCTTCCTTTTAGGGCTTTTATGCTACTAAAAAGTAATTCACACTACATGACATATGCATAAATTTgacactgaaaacatttttcaaacttttaaaataattattctaagTGAGGAATTTGAGTAATGGGGCAAGAGCAAGAGGGCTAATCCCTCTTCCTGGAGTAAATTCTGTTACATACTTCATCCCTTTGTATATCAGAGGAGGTGATTATTCCCCAATGGTGTGTCATAATTTTACAACAATTGACTATGTACAGCTGCTGCAAAATCTCATCTATTTCCTAATAAATAGCTATTTCTTAAAGAGCTGCAAACAAAACTATtgctgcaaacaaaaaaagaatgaagtattTGAACATCTAATGGCCCAAAAATTTAGCTGAAGGTTATTCTGATTTTACAGAACACTAGTTTATTCTCTTCATAATGTACTTTCAGATGTTAAAGGCCACTTTCAGAGGGTGTTGCTCCCACCTTGGGAGTAAAAAGGTGttctggaaaataaagcaaattcaagggaaaaataactAACCTGCACATTTGTTCAGCTTAAAGaatgaaatatatttatgaaaattGTGTTCAAATTGTATTTAGGTCGCAAATCCCTGAAAAAGGTTAGCTACCTCAGAGCAGTGAGCAAACGCACCTTGTCCACTCTGGCTGAATTTGCCTTTCCACAGAAAGCCATGATGAGGCGTTCATCAGTGAAGGTGGGAGAGAATCTACACCTCACAATGTAATATAGGCTACAGCTATTTTCAAGCTTCCGTACCAATTTATGGCAAAGCATAGAAACTCTTCCACTCAGTTCTCTATCTGTGTGGATTACTGAAGGTACACATATAGACACCTACAGTTAGGCAGATGAATCATACACTTAAAAATCTGCTAAAGGTTGTGTCTTTTTGCCTCAGGTCCAAAGTAACCGATATGACAGCAAAAGCCTGCTGCTGACACCTTATCCATGCTCTCTTTGGTTTACAACATCTGTGTAATCACCTGTGTTTTACCCTAAGAAGCTCAGAAAGAAATCCCTAAGAATTCCACTACATAAGGAAAATCTTTAGGCTGTGGCTTGGTGAGATTCTATAGCCTCTGTGCATCACCAGATGCACTACAGGCCTGTAGCAGCATGTCCTCATGCATGGCATTAGGAGTTGAAAAAAACAGCTTGGCTCAGATCTGGCCATCTGTGTAAAGACAGAGCATATGTCTGATCCGGATCAGCTCTGTCAGACTCAGTCAGAAAACTGAAGTGTAAATGAAGCACTGTCAGGAGGAGTATATTATCAGcttgcatatatacacacaaacaagTTGCTGCCCTGCAAAACATTCCAGTTTTCACTGATTAATTCATAGTTTCTTTGCAGCACTTTTTAACATCCCCAGAAAATTTGTAAGATATACTACAAATGCTACAGTAAAATTGCCCTGTTAACTATAACTAAATAAAATGTTGTGTTTGGCTGCTCTCTGGAGTAGCCACTTCACATCTTCAAGTGTTAAGTGGCTGAATTAAGAATCTAAGATACCTCCCTACACATTCAGCAGAGTATCCAGACTGTTCTGATCAGCCTCTGCAAGTGGGCACTACATTGCCTGTACAGAGGACACAGGCTCTAAATTTGATGCCTAAAGCTTGTGTTTCAATATACACTAACACATATGTTTACAGACACACAGATAACTAGTTAAATTCTAAAGTCCTGCCAGCGGAAGGGCTAGACAGCTCGGCTGTACTGATCTGTACTTGAGCGGTTCCATGACGTGAAGGTAAAAGGTGAGAATCTGATTTGCCAGATTAGATGTGGCCTTCTGGGACCTTCAAAAtctggctctgcagcaggttACCCGAAACTGCAGGAAGGCTGGCTCAGTGCATAAAATCATGCAAAGCTGGAGAAATGTAAAGCTGTTCAGGAAGGACAAGAACAGAAAAGAGCTCATCTATAGCAAATACACTTTCCTTCACATGTACAGTACAATTTCCCTTACCTTAATGTTTCCAGTATCCCCTGATGCTGGCTAAATACTTGGCCCAGTTTTAATCAGTCATCACTTGGTCATACTTTCTTAGAGTAAATTAAACTTTTGTTTCAAGAAGGAAGGACCACAGTAAGGTCAGAGCCATTCCAGTATCGTTTTGATTCTGCCTTTGTTTACATGGGATATGAGGAATCCTCACTGTTCCCACTACTGTTCCGGGGACATCTGTCCAGCCCAAGTACATGGTCTCCTTTCCTCATTCCCACTGCTATTTCAGCAGAGCTCTGAGTCTGATTATGCCTCGTATCTTTGACTTTGGATGCTGGATTCCAAAATTAATGTTGAGGTGttcattatgaaaaatataaCTTCAGACTTTCCTTCCAGGCTCAGAGAAAAGTGCAATGTCTAAGGATGCAGGAGAACACCATCCACTCATGATTGGCGTCAAGAGTACAAATTCAGTGGGAAAGAAGCTTTGCTCTCAAAACCTAGactctattttaattttataattacaGGTGAtaaaaaacaagtgaaataaataatttacaattaGAATAGTAATACATCCGCAATATATTAgaaatatagtttaaaaattacttcatattCGTAATTAGTATAAAGTTTAATTTTATGCTTTGTATAGAAATGGTAGCTTTACTTGTTACCGCTGTCtcagcagaaggaaacagaaaagttcCTAAGTAGCTAAATAGcactgggaaattaaaaaatattttattttgcttttcttttggtaatagaaaaatagcctttaaaaatacattgttaaaCATATGGGCTTGTACTAAAGTAGTATGGTATATTATATACAGTAAGGCAGTATAACAAATATTGTCctgctatttttttcatgtttggtttGATTGGACTAGGATATGAATGGGATGCAGTTTTCTGTCACAttgaaacagagcaaaaatatctTTAGAGTAATTTgttattttactgtaatttattgAATATATTATGTTTTTTATATGATTTGTTATACATAAGAGCTCCTTTTTTCTTAAGGattagagaaaaaatataaagaaaacaatctAGTGTCAGAAtccattcagaagaaaatacattgtaGATCAGAATGCTGTTGTGCAATTTATCAGATTTAGGAACTGCTCAGATTACTGTGGTGTACTGACTGACCCATAACAATTTTTATGTTTGTTAAATCTGCAGTATTCCCTCAGGTTTAATCAACTAACAGATCTGCAGAGCTGAATAATCAGTTTACAATGTATTTTTATGGCAGATAATATCCATTTACTCATTTCCCTGTGTCAGAAACATGTGTTAATGGTCCAAGGTTTACTTCCATGATTATTACCTCAACCCACAGTTTCTTTTATTCTCTGTATAATACACATAGGAGGCTAGGCTATTTTAAGGAACTATTTGctatctggttttgttttactgtaCTGTACTAACTACTCGTTATTTAAAGGAGGGCATAAAGGAAGATGGATCCATGTACTCTGATCCACTGGTCTCTCTTTTGCACTCGTTTGGAGCTGTCAGAGAATAGCTCATATTTTTCTCAGCTTGACCTTGCTGAAGGTTTGGAGACACTTCCATTGCAGGTTCTTGAGACACAGATGTGTGCTGGATGCATGAATCTGGCATTAATACTATAATATTATGGTCCACAACTGTTGAGACCTTGGTATATTCTTTGCTGGTTCCTGGAACAgtgtatttttcagtctttccactATTTTCTTTACGTTTCAGTAATACTGCTTGCTCATTTTGTCTGACTTTGTGAACTTCTACATAATCCATTACTTTAGGGTTCAAAAAAGGTGACTTGTCATTAGGTCTGTTTTGTTTGACCTGTGCTGTGGTTTGGTCAGTTTTGGAATGCAAattctccatctctctctgcttttctgtgtcgTTGTGGACAGTTTCAGTGCTAGGATATTGTGATtgatgcttttcttcatttcccaCCAAAACTGGTGCAATGTTCACATTTGCGGTATTCAGTGTTAACTTATATGCGTCTACAGTACTGTGGTAGGCAAACATCGGAGGCTGAGTATTGGGTAACTGAGCTGCAGGCCATGTGGACGATTTTGTAGTCTCATTGTTAAAGAGGagtattttctgttctgaagCTATATGCTGAGTTTCCCGGCTTGTCtttcctcctgtattttcttgaaCGTCTCTAATGTCTTGTGTTTGAAGTGTTGATGGAAGGGTGTGGCACTCCCTGCACTTCTCAGAAAGAAGAGAAGGGCTATCACAGCTCCCTCGGCCTGAGTCACTGTCTGTTTCCTTGGGtatcatttttgtatttttactggGATGACCACTGTCATGGCTTGGCATGAGTTGTTGATCCTCACTGTCCTCTACCTCCAGATATTCTATCAGTAGTTCCTCACAGTCTGATGTTGGAGGGAAACCATGGCAACCAAGAGCACTCAATAATTCTTCTGATTTTCCTGTCTAAGGGCATAATAAATAAGATATATTGTTTCACTGTTAACCTTAGGGTTCATCTGACTAGAACAATAGTGAACAATCTACATATTTAATATACAGATACTTTAATAGTTTTATCACTAGACCTAAACTGGATATCTACTGCTGCAGCAAATagtggaagaacagaagaaaatttctTGAGTTCCCTCAATGGGGAGACATAACCCCAGAATTCATCTTTGTAAAATGGGAGGACTAGGGAGCTTTTGGCAGGTACAGATCTCATGGGTTTAACAAGAAGGAAATGGCGGAGAATGATAGAGCAGCCATGTCCTGTCTCAGCATGGCAACAGACTGTGGAGAGCAACTTCCATAAGAACTACTAGAAGATCACACAGACATTGGCTCTTGTGGTGTCCCAGGGAACAGCTGCAGTCACAAACTCTGTTCTCAAACGCCCTCCTACTGCTAGTCCAAGGCAAGAATCTGTCTCACACATATCCTCCACACGATCCACCTGAAAGTGTcacttatttttaatgttgattAAATTAACTGAAGCTGGCTTATACTTTATTTTGGTAATTGTGTTTGCTAGtacataattttgaaaagtaaGTAAGGGTAAATTCTTTTGTTGTTATCAGTGGTACTCACCTCTAAGAGATGTGTATCTATGCCTTTTATCTTTGGTCCTGGAACTGGTGGTAGGATAAAGGCTATCattctaaaaaaaacaacaaacacacaagGTAGAAGTACGGAGAACTATTCGTTCTCCCATTTCCTCAGAATGTGACCGACATTTTAAACACTTCTCCCATATCTGATACCTCCTTGTTGGACCTCTGTTTCCTGTCTACCTCTCAAGCCAGGTAGTTTACAAATCCAGTTACAGTTCATGAGTTACCATTAGATGTTTTTATAAGAAAGAGAACAGTACAAAAGTTATTCAACTGGAAAAGTAACACTGCTAACATCCTCCTATTGTCATCTGTCCCTTAACCTCCGGTTCTCTAATATCACTGGAATTTCATCACTGGCCAAGAAACAGCTTTGTGGGGCACAGTTCAGGAGGACCAGTGGGCCTGTATGTACATACCTGACTGTCAGCTGACTACTACCACACAGGATTTATGATGAATGACTTCTAATGACTTTTCCATCAACAGTTTCTACCTCTTTCTTTTACTCAGCCAGCATTTTTTGCAAATGATAATCTTTGTGAAACCTTTCTCTTTCAGATTTGATTGAAATTAGCCTGTGTTCTAATAAATTATTTGAGGAATTGACAGACAGGTGGGCAGAAAAACAACCTCATAATGTAACCTTGTTTCCTCTAGGAAATTAGGGCAAAACCAAAAGGTGTGCCTTCTTCAGGAGCAGGGATACTCCAAATGATGTTTGCTGAATACATGGCTAACCAAGATGGTCAGATCTAATAAAGACATGTCTTTACCAGTTGAGACCCTGGTTTCCCTAATGAACAGAAATACCTCTTTACCAGTTGTGAATTTAAAGCCAAGTACCTGCTCTTTTATAGTTTATAAGAGAACACAAAACCTATATAAAATTCAATCAAATGTTAGCAGTCTATTTTTGAAAAGTTTGCTGAGATTTTCAACTCCATGCAATTGTGAAATCGGTGACTTACCTGTACCCTTTCAAAACCATTGTCCAGCTCATGATTAAACATATAAGAGATGATAACACACCAACGACGATCCACACAACCATATCTTTTACTCTAAAGTCTAGGAAACACACAGGATTATTTAATGACACACATCTAGCATATGCATAGTCAGCATGCAAAAGAAGTctcaaattactttaattttaaaaattgctctaAACTGCCAAATTTGAGTTGAATCTAGAGGCCTTTACTAGCATCGATGGATCTCAACAATCATTGCAATATCTGAtaataaatatactttttattaATGGCACTGTGCAGGAAATAAGCTTTCttggaaaaatgatacaaaaatgtATGAAGAGCGAAATTTTGCCACAGGCAGTTTTAGCAATTGGGTTCAAATCCAATTATGACAATACTGTAGTCATTTAATTATCAAATACATACCATACAATTAATTAAATGGTGGCTTAAATGATCTAGGACTGGATCTTTTTAAGGATTTATATTGTAACATAGCACTTTTTACATTGAGTTGTTTATTTCAAATTCATTCCAGATAAAGAGTAAAGAGCTGTTATTGTCTGAAGGCAGTCACTCTTTGTTGCCTATGTAGCAGTTGCAATGCAGTTACTGgtatgcttttaatttaaaactaccATAATGAGAACATATGAGGCAATAAACAGAAAGGACATGGTTTAAATGTAAAGTAATGTAAAGTAAAGAAATTGATTCACCTTTTTAACTTCAAAAAGTAATGAAGGGGAAAGCTAACTGGGTATGGTGCAGGGATGCTGAGAATTCAGTTACCTTAGCAATGATGTTCTTACCTGTCCTAGGGAAAGTATGGGCTGTCACTCTGCATTGATGACACAAACAGCTAACAAAATTACTACATGAATAACAATTACTGAAGGGATGCCTGGCCACTCACCGGTAGGGATCTGAATATACTTTTCAGAGCTCCATTCACTCCATGATCCATGGTGGTCTGGTTTGCAGTGAATCTGTACAATGTACGTCTTTCCGGGATTTAAACTGAACATTTTATATTGTGTTTGCTGTCCAACAAAGATAGTctggaaattaaataaaaatcacaaattgcATATAAAATTGAGACATTTTTCTATGACTGCTATGAAAATCACAGCTAGGTTTAAGTCTCAATAACCAAGCTGGGAATATAGAACAAATctggtgttatggtttgagaaaacctataaaaatttattgtcatttagacaattattctatcacctgatgacccctccccacacggaaaggggaatcggggaaagaaaggaaacatgagggctgaaatacaaatatattt
Encoded proteins:
- the PRLR gene encoding prolactin receptor, with amino-acid sequence MKQKLTSSLKILLLLALTAMSLTGQSYPGKPKIIRCRSLEKETFSCWWKPGSDGGLPTNYTLFYSRDSEEEIYECPDYRTSGPNSCYFDTNHTTPWTTYNITVTATNEIGSNSSDPQYVDVTSIVQPDAPVNLSLEMKTSANTMYLWAKWSPPPLADASSNPHVYHYELRLKPEEKEEWETISVGVQTQYKVIRLQAGVKYVVQVRCMLDLGEWSEWSSERRVQIPNGESPPEKPTIIKCRSPEKETFTCWWKPGSDGGHPTNYTLLYSKEGEEQVYECPDYRTAGPNSCYFDKKHTSFWTIYNITVRATNEMGSNFSDPHYVDVTYIVQPDPPVNVTLELKKPMNRKPYLVLTWSPPPLADVRSGWLTLEYELRLKPEEGEEWETIFVGQQTQYKMFSLNPGKTYIVQIHCKPDHHGSWSEWSSEKYIQIPTDFRVKDMVVWIVVGVLSSLICLIMSWTMVLKGYRMIAFILPPVPGPKIKGIDTHLLETGKSEELLSALGCHGFPPTSDCEELLIEYLEVEDSEDQQLMPSHDSGHPSKNTKMIPKETDSDSGRGSCDSPSLLSEKCRECHTLPSTLQTQDIRDVQENTGGKTSRETQHIASEQKILLFNNETTKSSTWPAAQLPNTQPPMFAYHSTVDAYKLTLNTANVNIAPVLVGNEEKHQSQYPSTETVHNDTEKQREMENLHSKTDQTTAQVKQNRPNDKSPFLNPKVMDYVEVHKVRQNEQAVLLKRKENSGKTEKYTVPGTSKEYTKVSTVVDHNIIVLMPDSCIQHTSVSQEPAMEVSPNLQQGQAEKNMSYSLTAPNECKRETSGSEYMDPSSFMPSFK